Sequence from the Ectothiorhodospira sp. BSL-9 genome:
GACAAGGCGCTGGGCCAGGGACTCATGCACCGCCATGCCCAGGCGCCGGCGCAGTTCGGTGAGGCCGACGAACAGCAGGCACAGGCGGGGATCGGAGTCCATGGCGTAGTTGGTGAGCAGGCGCAGATCCTCCAGGACATCGTTGCGCAGGTGATGCGCCTCGTCGATGATCAGCACCGGTAGCTGCTTGCTCTCCAGGGTGAGCCGGGAGATCTCGGCGCGCACCTGGCGGAAGGCGCTGGCGCGGTTGCGTTCGGTGGGCAGGCCCAGTTCCCAGGCGATGGACTTGTACATGTCCATGACGTTGCCGGTGGTCAGGGGGATGTAGAAGGTGCGGTAGAGCCCCGAGTGCAGGGTGCTGGTGATGCGCCGGCAGGCGGTGGTCTTGCCGCTGCCAGCCTCGCCGGTGAGCAGGCCGATGCCGCGCAGACGCAGCAGGTGTTTGAGCCGGGCCTGAGCCTCGCGCAGTGTCTGGGACTCGAACAGATCTTCACTGTTCACGTTGGGTTCGAAGGGGTAGTCGGTCAGGCCGAAGTGCTTGCGGTACATGGCCTCAGTCCTCCGCCGACTCGGCGTCGAAGTGCCGCCAGTGCATCCCTGAGGGGTTGGGTTGCGGGGCCTGATCTTCGCTGCGGGCCTCGCGCGAGGGCGTGTTGCGCTTGACGAAGCAGTTGGCATACAGATCCACGGGCCTGGCGGTTTCCACATACCGGCCCTGATGGACGATCTGCACGGTGCGTCGGGTCGCGCCAGGGTCGTAGCGCAGCGTGACGCGCTCACCGATCAGGGCGGCATCCACTTCGTAGATCACGCCATCAAGGCTGACGGTACGGTCCTTGTGGACCTTGCGCACCGCCTCGAACAGGCACAGGTCCTCCAGGTCCATCCCCGGGTCCAGATAGCGCACCTGGTCACCGTCCTGGGCCCAGCGCTCCAGGGGCGTCATCCCGTCCAGGCCGCGATGGGGGTTGTGGTGATACTCCCCTTCAACCCAGGCCCACAGGCGCCGGTTGAGGGCCTCCAGGCTGGCGGTATCCTCGGGTGTGAGGGTGTTCAGCAGCTGGGCCCGTAGGGTCCTGAAAAACCTTTCAATTTTACCCTTCCCCTGAGGGCGATAGGGGCGCGCGTGGATCAGGGCAATGCCCAGCTTGGCGCAGACCAGGGCTAGGTGGTGGGAGCGGTAGTTCGCGCCGTTATCGACGTTATGTGCCGAGTCCGGTTATGTGGCCGGGGTGGCTGACCGTCAAGGGTGTCGAAAACTCGTTTTCTGACTCGCCACATAACGCCAGGCCGGGAAAGGGTGATGATGACAGTTCCATTCCTTGTTGGAGCGGTTGTCATGTTAGAACGGTATTTTTCGAAGCCTGAGTCGGTCGACCGTATCCGAGCCTGCTGGCTCGGCGCGGCCATTGAGGACTATGAAGTGGTCCAATTGTAGCGGACACCCCGTTAAGCCTCGTAGGCTATGCATCGGAGGTGTTCATGAGCAAGAAGGCACGACGTCGATACACGGCGGAATTCAAGGCTGAGGCAGTGGCGTTGGTTGAGCGCCAGGGATATGGCGTGGCCGAGGCTGCCCGGTCCCTGGGCATCAATCGCAGCCTGTTGGATCGCTGGTTGCGCAAGGAGCGCGAGAGGCAAAATCCCCAGCATGACCAGCCGGAGGGTCAGGCCGAGGAGTTGGAGCGCCTCAGGGAAGAGGTTCGTAAGTTACGGATTGAAAAGGAAATATTAAAAAAGGCAGCGGCCTTCTTCGCCAAAGAGTCGAACTGAGATATGAGTTCATCCAGGAGGAGAAGGCCAACTTTTCAGTGGTGGATTTATGTCGGGTCATGCAGGTCAGTCGCAGCGGTTACTACGCATGGCGTCAGCGAGGACCCGATCCAGACCGGATCCGGCGGCTGAACATGGTTAAGAGCATCCACAAACGTAAGCGCGGCAGTTATGGGAGCCGACGGATGGCAAAGGAACTGCAGCGGCGTGGAGAGCCTGTAGGACGCGCTCAGGCCCGCAGCCTGATGCGCGAGGCCGGGGTGGAAGCGCGGCAGCGACGACGCTGGCGGGCCACCACGGATAGTAACCATGGGTACCCGGTGGCGCCGAATCGATTGGAGCGGCGCTTCCAGGTGTCGGAACCCAATTGTGCTTGGGTGGCGGATATCACCGCCGTATGGACGTTTCAGGGCTGGCTTTATCTTGCCGCGATCCTGGATCTTTACGACCGGCAAGTGGTGGGCTGGGCCATGGCCGATCACATGCGGGCTGATCTGGCACTGTCGGCCCTGGAGATGGCTGTGGGGCGCCGTCAGCCATCCTCGGGACTGATCCACCATAGCGACAGGGGTAGCCAGTACGCATCGCGTGTGTACCGCCAGCGCCTGGAGAAGTACGAGATGGTGGCCTCCATGAGCAGGAAAGGTGACTGCTGGGACAACCCCCCGTGCCAATATGACCTGCGACACCTACCCCCGAGAGATCAGTGAGCAAAGAGGTAGGTATGATGAAGATCAACCCGCAGTCGAAGGTACCCATGCACGCACAGAACGTTCCTTCCGATCCGGGCGCATTGCAAGGAGCCCGTAGGGCGACTGAAGATGCGCCCGGATCGACACCGGCGCCGATCCCGCCCGGCAGCGATTCCGAGGTGGTGCCGCGTGCGCGCCGCCGCACCTTCACCAACGCCGACAAGCGCCGCATTCTACAGGCTGCTGACCGATGCACCCGGCCCGGAGAAATCGGCGCGCTGATGCGCCGCGAGGGCGTGTACTCATCGTCCCTGAGCACTTGGCGGCGCCAGCGTGAGGCCGCAGACCTGGCGGCACTGGCGCCCCAAAAACGCGGCCCCAAGGTGGACGCTGGCGCGCGCATTGATGCACAGCAGATTGCCCGGCTGACCCGTGAGCGCGACACGCTGCGCGTCGAACTCGACAAAGCGCGCCTGGTGATCGAGGTCCAAAAAAAAGTTACTGCGCTGCTGGATCTGCTGGCCACCACCGACAAGCACGGGAACACCTGATGGCCGCTGCGTTGGAACTCACCCCCTCGCTCGGCGTCGGCGCGGCATGTCGCGCCATGGGCCTTGGGCGTGGCGAGCCTGAACGCCACAAAGCCCGCGTGCACCGGCGCACGGTCATGGGGCCGGCCCGGCCGCGGGCACCTCGGCCTCCGCCGCCTATGGCCCTGGATGCCAACGAACGGCGGACGGTCCTGGACACCCTGAACAGCGAACGCTTCGCTGATACCGCGCCGGCGGCCGTGCACGCCACGCTGCTCGACGAGGGCGTCTACGTTGGCTCAGTGCGCACCATGTACCGGCTACTGGCGGCCAACGGCGCCAGCGGCGAGCGGCGCAACCAACTCACGCACCCGGTCTATACCAAGCCCGAACTGCTGGCCACGGCGCCCAACCGCGTTTGGTCGTGGGACATCACGAAACTCAAGGGGCCCGCGAAGTGGACCTGCTTCCATCTCTACGTGATCCTGGACATCTACAGCCGCTTCGTCGTGGGCTGGCTCATCGCCCCCCGGGAGTCCTCTGAGCTCGCCCAGCAGCTCATCGCCGACACGGTGGCGCGGCACAACGTTGAGCCCGGCATGCTGACCCTGCACGCCGACCGGGGTGCGGCCATGCGCTCCAAGCCGGTCGCCAGCCTGCTGGTCGACCTCGATGTCGTCAAGAGCCACAGCCGACCTCACGTCTCGGACGACAACCCGTTCTCCGAGTCGCAGTTCAAAACCATGAAGTATCGGCCCGGATTCCCTCAGCGCTTCGGCTGCATCGAGGACGCACGAGCCCACTGCCAAACCTTCTTTGCCTGGTACAATGCCGAGCACCGCCATAGCGGCATCGGCTACATGACCCCGCACAGCGTCCACTACGGCTTGGCCGCCGACCTTCGAGTCATCCGCCAGGTCACGCTTGACGCCGCATTCCTGGCCAACCCCAACCGGTTCAAGAGCATGCGGCCCCGACTGCCGCCGATGCCGACCGCCGTCTGGATCAACCCGCCACCTGAGGAGAAAACACCCCCCAGTGAACCCGTAGCCTGCACACTAAATTAACGTCCCCGGGTGTCGCAAAACCATTGACACGTTCCGCAATGCGGTCATGGAGCGCTTCTTTGGTTCACTGAAAAGCGAGTGGCTGGCCGACCAGCGTTACCTCAACCGTGAGCAGGCCCGGCAGGACATCGTTCAGTACATCGAGATGGAGTACAACAGCGACCGACTCCACTCGTCCCTGGGGTACATCACCCCACAGCAACACTTTTTAGCGGTTGCTGCTTAATCTGTGTCCGCTACGACTTGACCAGAACACTACGTCGACGATTTGAGCGAGCGTGGCTATGCACCGGGTAGTATTACGCGTCGCGTACCGGTGCTGATGAACTTCGCTGCCTTTGCCGCCCAGAACGGGGCCGCCTGCCCGGACGACCTACCGGCGCATGTCGATCCTTTTGTGCAGATGTGGCTCCACACCCGCGGCCACCAAGCAGAGGGCAGAAGCCGTCGCGGCGGATTGTCCAGCTTCGCCGACGAACTACGCCGTCCCATTCTCCAGTTATTGCGTCGTCTGCTACCGGAGAGGGGGTTCTCACGGACGGTTCGGCCGCTGCCATTTGCCGAGACCGTGCCGGATTTCTTTGATGCATTACACGAGGAGCGAGGGCTGCGCCCGTCGACGCTCCAGCTTTACGCGAGCCATCTGCGCCTCCTCGAGCGCTTTCTGCAGCGCCAGGACGGGATTGACCTCCAGACGCTCTCGCCAAGCGAACTGGAGGCCTTCATGCGCGAGTGCAGTGCAACGCAGACCCCCGCATCGCTGGCCCCCCTGTTCTCTCATCTACGCATCTTCCTGCGCTACCTGCACCGGGAAGGGTTGCTAAACGTTGACCTGAGTGTGCATGTCGACGGCCCGCGTCATTATCGACTCGCCACGCTGCCGCGGGCTATCAACTGGGATGACATCACTCAGTTGCTGGCAGCCGTGGATCGGCGCAGCGCCGTTGGCAAGCGCGACTATGCCTTGCTGGTTTTGCTGACCACCTACGGACTGCGTGCCCGTGAGGTGGCCGCCCTGACCTTGGAGGATATTGATTGGGTGCACGAGCGGCTGGCGGTTCCAGCGCGCAAGGGTGGGCATGCCAGCGCCTATCCGCTCTCGCCAGGGGTCGGCGAGGCGCTGGTGGAGTACCTCCAACATGGCCGGGCGACGAGTAACCAGCGTGCTGTTTTTCTTCGCATGCCGGCGCCGCACGACCCGATGACTCATTCGGCCATCAGTGAATGCGTAGGCAAAAGAATCAAGCGTGCCGGGATCGCTGTTGCACGCCCAGGCTCGCATACCCTGCGCCACAGCTGCGTGACACGGCTGGTGGAGAGGGGATTTTCCTTGAAGGCCATTGGCGACTATGTGGGACACCGCCATCCGAAGTCGACGCAGATCTACACCAAGCTTGATCTTGAGGCGCTGCGTGAGTTGGCCCTTGGTGACGGGGAGGTATTGCTATGACAACGTTGCGCAGTCCGCTCACCGGGCCCACGCATGAGTTCCTCGCCCACCACCGCGCTTTGGGAAAACGCTACGACAACGAGGCGGCCGCCCTGCAACTGCTTGATCATTATGTACTCGATCAGCAGGTCGAAACCCTGGAGGCGATCACGCCGGCGCTGCTCGACGCCTTCCTGGATTCGCGCCCCCGCGCATCGGCGCGCAGCTACAACCATCTGCTCAGTGTGCTCCGGCGTTTCTTCCGCTGGCTGGACCCTGAGGTATCCCCACGTTTTCGCAGGCAGAATTCCTTGTGAAACAGTGGGATAAGAGGAGGTAGGGGTGGACATGCACCGGCAAGATCGTGATTCTTTAAGGTTACGAAGCCGAAAAAGAAGCACGAAACAAGCCGATGCACGCCACGGACCTGATTCACGCAAACTTGGGGGTTGCTTGTCAATCCATTCACCGCACCCGCTTCAACGCGCTGTTGACCGCGACGGCGGCGGCCCTGGACGGGCAGACCACCTCGGTTACCGGTCTTGGCCGGGCATCGCAGCGGCAGATCACAGAAAAGGCGAGCATCAAGCAGATGGATCGGCTGGTGGGTAACCCCAGGATGCATCAAGAGGCGGCGACGGTTTATCAGGCCATGGCTCACTGGCTGGTTGGCCAGGAAGAGCGCCCGGTGATTCTGGTGGATTGGTCGCCGGTGGCAGTGGATGAGAGCATTCACGTGTTGCGCGCCTCGGTGCCCGTGGGTGGCCAGGGAAGAACCCTGTACCAGGAGTGCCACCCTCAGGCCAAGTACGCGAACCGCCAGATTCAGGAGGATTTTTTGAAGCACCTCTCGGAGGTTTTGCCCGCCGGAGTCTGCCCGGTGATCGTCACGGACGCCGGCTTCAAGAAACCCTGGTTTCGCGCCGTGGAGGCCTTGGGCTGGGACTGGGTGGGCCGAGCGCGAGGCCTGGTCCAGATGACGCGGCCAGGCGAGGACACCTGGCTCAATACCCGCGAGTTGGGGTGCTTGCTGGATGAGAATCAGCCGACCCACATGGGTGCCTTTGCCATGACTCGTAACGATTCGTTGGTGTGCCAGGTGTATGGCCTGCGCAAGACTCTCCAAGGGCGTATTCATGCGACCCGGTCTGGTCAGCGTGCCCAGAGCGGCAAGAGTCGCGCGCATGCAGCGGGCGAACGGGAACCCTGGGTGATTGCTACCTCCCTGCCAGGAGGGTCGAAGATCACCGACCGGGTGATAGCCCTCTATTCGCTGAGGATGCAGATTGAAGAGGATTTTCGAGCCAGCAAGAACGAGCATTATGGACTTGGCGTGAATCGCTCCAGGTCCCGCTCCGCGCAACGATTTGATGTGCTGTTGCTGATTGCTGCCCTGGCCAGCTTCGCAGCCTGGTTGGTGGGCTTGGCAGCAGAGCACGAGGGACGCCACCGTCATTACCAGCCGAACACGGCCAAGCGACGGGTGTTATCCCACTTTTTCCTGGGATTGAGGATATTGCGGCGGGAATCCGCCAACATCCTCGACGACACCTTACACCGCATCAGATCGGCCATACGAACTGTGTTTGCCGCTGGGATCCCTGCATGATTTCGTGGGGATATCCCAGGGCTGGACCGCCAGGGGATATTGCGTCCCAATCCCCTACGCAATCGCCCCAGGCGCACAACCGCGCAACTTCGGCCCTTTCTGTTCGAGCCGGCGCAGGTCGAGCGGTTGCTGAGCCTCGCCGCCAGTTTGCCCGAGGCGCATCGAACCCACCGCCGCGGAGCGG
This genomic interval carries:
- a CDS encoding ExeA family protein, which codes for MYRKHFGLTDYPFEPNVNSEDLFESQTLREAQARLKHLLRLRGIGLLTGEAGSGKTTACRRITSTLHSGLYRTFYIPLTTGNVMDMYKSIAWELGLPTERNRASAFRQVRAEISRLTLESKQLPVLIIDEAHHLRNDVLEDLRLLTNYAMDSDPRLCLLFVGLTELRRRLGMAVHESLAQRLVVRHHLGGLSREELPDYLAHRLRRVGCELPLFEPEAIEGLYQATHGMPRPVGRLAHYALTCAAQDQVHRV
- a CDS encoding Mu transposase C-terminal domain-containing protein: MTPLERWAQDGDQVRYLDPGMDLEDLCLFEAVRKVHKDRTVSLDGVIYEVDAALIGERVTLRYDPGATRRTVQIVHQGRYVETARPVDLYANCFVKRNTPSREARSEDQAPQPNPSGMHWRHFDAESAED
- a CDS encoding IS3 family transposase (programmed frameshift), encoding MPPGSDSEVVPRARRRTFTNADKRRILQAADRCTRPGEIGALMRREGVYSSSLSTWRRQREAADLAALAPQKRGPKVDAGARIDAQQIARLTRERDTLRVELDKARLVIEVQKKVTGAAGSAGHHRQAREHLMAAALELTPSLGVGAACRAMGLGRGEPERHKARVHRRTVMGPARPRAPRPPPPMALDANERRTVLDTLNSERFADTAPAAVHATLLDEGVYVGSVRTMYRLLAANGASGERRNQLTHPVYTKPELLATAPNRVWSWDITKLKGPAKWTCFHLYVILDIYSRFVVGWLIAPRESSELAQQLIADTVARHNVEPGMLTLHADRGAAMRSKPVASLLVDLDVVKSHSRPHVSDDNPFSESQFKTMKYRPGFPQRFGCIEDARAHCQTFFAWYNAEHRHSGIGYMTPHSVHYGLAADLRVIRQVTLDAAFLANPNRFKSMRPRLPPMPTAVWINPPPEEKTPPSEPVACTLN
- a CDS encoding site-specific integrase, which produces MNFAAFAAQNGAACPDDLPAHVDPFVQMWLHTRGHQAEGRSRRGGLSSFADELRRPILQLLRRLLPERGFSRTVRPLPFAETVPDFFDALHEERGLRPSTLQLYASHLRLLERFLQRQDGIDLQTLSPSELEAFMRECSATQTPASLAPLFSHLRIFLRYLHREGLLNVDLSVHVDGPRHYRLATLPRAINWDDITQLLAAVDRRSAVGKRDYALLVLLTTYGLRAREVAALTLEDIDWVHERLAVPARKGGHASAYPLSPGVGEALVEYLQHGRATSNQRAVFLRMPAPHDPMTHSAISECVGKRIKRAGIAVARPGSHTLRHSCVTRLVERGFSLKAIGDYVGHRHPKSTQIYTKLDLEALRELALGDGEVLL
- a CDS encoding site-specific integrase, whose amino-acid sequence is MTTLRSPLTGPTHEFLAHHRALGKRYDNEAAALQLLDHYVLDQQVETLEAITPALLDAFLDSRPRASARSYNHLLSVLRRFFRWLDPEVSPRFRRQNSL
- a CDS encoding IS4 family transposase, with product MHATDLIHANLGVACQSIHRTRFNALLTATAAALDGQTTSVTGLGRASQRQITEKASIKQMDRLVGNPRMHQEAATVYQAMAHWLVGQEERPVILVDWSPVAVDESIHVLRASVPVGGQGRTLYQECHPQAKYANRQIQEDFLKHLSEVLPAGVCPVIVTDAGFKKPWFRAVEALGWDWVGRARGLVQMTRPGEDTWLNTRELGCLLDENQPTHMGAFAMTRNDSLVCQVYGLRKTLQGRIHATRSGQRAQSGKSRAHAAGEREPWVIATSLPGGSKITDRVIALYSLRMQIEEDFRASKNEHYGLGVNRSRSRSAQRFDVLLLIAALASFAAWLVGLAAEHEGRHRHYQPNTAKRRVLSHFFLGLRILRRESANILDDTLHRIRSAIRTVFAAGIPA